CGAGAATTGTGCCCACTTTCAGACTGCGAAGCTTAAACATTACAGGCGTATAGGCAATGGTAACAATTTCTAATAGCAGATATAAACCCATAATTAACCAGGTTGAGGTGCTTCCTGGGTCTTTTTCCCAGACAATATAAGCTGACCAAGCAGCGCAAATAAATATTACAGTCCAAATAATGGGAATTGCGCCCTCAAAAGTTAGCCATCTCGGTCGTTGTAAACGCTTGAACCATTGGCGATCGCTAGGCGTAATCACGTTCGCGGCTAAAGCAACCAAGAAAGCCACACCTCCAATCACCATCCAAGATTTAATCATGCCCGTTAGTCCTTTACAAGCGCTATTTATCGCTTAATATCACTCTTTATAGTGTGATTTTGTCAATTTAATTGCTAATTACTCATCATCCCTGAGTTTGAAACCTTCACATCGTTTGGCAGGATTTTCAATTATGGATATTGGGAATGGGGCATTGGGCATCGCTATCGCTTTGCAGGCGTTGGCGTAGCCCGCTGTAGGCATCGCTTTATGTCTACTCAGAAATTCATATTGAACACGGGTGAGATTGCTGGGGTATGCTTTACTCATGTTGCTCTTTCAGTGCTGTCTACTATCTATTCACAGCGTATACTGAGAGAGCTTTTTTACAACATAACCGACTTTTCAAACAGCCTCTTAGAGCGATGTAGATTTTATGACTCAACGCTT
This portion of the Nostoc sp. GT001 genome encodes:
- a CDS encoding TspO/MBR family protein — encoded protein: MIKSWMVIGGVAFLVALAANVITPSDRQWFKRLQRPRWLTFEGAIPIIWTVIFICAAWSAYIVWEKDPGSTSTWLIMGLYLLLEIVTIAYTPVMFKLRSLKVGTILGGTGLIISALLILAVLGFSGWAALLLVPYLLWSPIGTYTTWQMIRLNPQDA